One genomic region from Nocardia vinacea encodes:
- a CDS encoding DoxX family protein: MWAGLLGADGPGAVVCIRVSVGLVFLSEGIQKFLYPDKLGPGRFDKIGIPAAPFFANLDGVVEIVCGTLIVVGLLTRLAAIPLLIDIILAIVLTKLRELGPGGFQGVQGFWGMAHDARTDFAMLCGLIFLLWIGPGHWSIDAIITRMLAAGVAGEQVS, encoded by the coding sequence TTGTGGGCGGGGCTGCTGGGTGCTGACGGGCCGGGCGCGGTGGTTTGTATTCGGGTGTCGGTCGGGTTGGTGTTCCTCAGTGAGGGGATCCAGAAGTTTCTGTATCCGGACAAGCTGGGACCGGGGCGGTTCGACAAAATCGGTATCCCCGCCGCGCCGTTCTTCGCGAACCTGGACGGGGTGGTCGAAATCGTTTGCGGCACACTGATTGTGGTCGGGTTGCTGACCCGGCTGGCGGCGATCCCGCTACTGATCGACATTATTTTGGCGATCGTGCTGACCAAGCTGCGCGAGCTGGGGCCGGGTGGATTCCAAGGCGTGCAAGGCTTTTGGGGGATGGCGCACGACGCGCGCACCGATTTCGCGATGCTGTGTGGCCTGATATTCCTGTTGTGGATCGGCCCCGGCCACTGGTCGATCGACGCGATCATCACCCGCATGTTGGCGGCCGGTGTTGCGGGGGAACAGGTTTCGTAG
- a CDS encoding sulfite oxidase: MWGKREDMIVRGRLPFNAEPPPSVLASSEITAVDAFYARNHGPFPDIPAERWRLGVDGRVDNPLTVTYDQLTTGFEQHSVVATLACAGNRRAELLAVRPIPGKEPWEHGAISTAEWAGPRLADVLQAAGVDHDDRLHVAFAAPDVAQEARPVQSYGSSIPLSKALREEVLLAWQMNSQPLPRAHGGPVRVVVPGYIGARSVKWVTAVTVQSVPSQNYFQALDYRILPPEADPEAVAPGEGISLSSLALNCDILVPTEGDQIPRGSRTVRGWAIAGDGHGIARVDVSVDDGRSWRQADLHPAPSRWAWRPWSLTVDMRPGPLNITARAWDDAGATQPESPASVWNPRGYGNNAWAHIKLTIL, translated from the coding sequence ATGTGGGGTAAGCGCGAGGACATGATTGTGCGGGGGCGGCTGCCGTTCAACGCCGAGCCGCCGCCATCGGTGCTGGCGAGCAGCGAAATCACCGCGGTGGACGCGTTCTATGCGCGCAATCACGGTCCGTTCCCCGACATCCCCGCCGAGCGGTGGCGGTTGGGCGTCGATGGACGGGTGGACAACCCGCTCACCGTGACCTACGACCAGCTGACGACCGGTTTTGAGCAACACAGCGTGGTAGCGACGCTTGCGTGTGCCGGCAACCGGCGCGCTGAACTGCTGGCGGTGCGCCCGATCCCCGGCAAGGAGCCATGGGAGCACGGCGCGATCTCGACCGCCGAGTGGGCCGGGCCCAGGCTGGCCGATGTACTGCAGGCGGCCGGGGTGGACCACGATGACCGACTGCACGTCGCATTCGCTGCGCCCGACGTGGCCCAAGAGGCCCGGCCGGTCCAGTCCTATGGCAGTTCCATCCCGCTGTCCAAGGCGCTCCGCGAGGAGGTGTTGTTGGCCTGGCAGATGAATTCTCAGCCACTTCCGCGCGCTCACGGTGGCCCGGTGCGTGTGGTGGTGCCTGGCTACATCGGGGCTCGCAGCGTCAAATGGGTCACCGCCGTCACCGTGCAATCCGTCCCATCACAGAACTATTTTCAGGCCCTCGACTACCGTATTCTTCCGCCCGAGGCCGACCCAGAGGCGGTCGCACCGGGCGAGGGCATCTCGCTATCGTCGCTGGCGCTCAACTGCGACATCCTCGTGCCCACCGAGGGCGATCAGATTCCGCGTGGCTCCCGCACCGTTCGTGGATGGGCAATCGCCGGCGACGGCCACGGCATCGCACGGGTCGATGTCTCCGTCGACGACGGCCGCAGCTGGCGGCAGGCCGACCTGCACCCCGCACCCAGTCGGTGGGCGTGGCGGCCGTGGTCGCTGACCGTCGACATGCGACCCGGGCCACTGAACATCACCGCGCGCGCCTGGGACGACGCCGGAGCCACACAACCCGAATCCCCAGCATCCGTCTGGAATCCCCGCGGATACGGCAACAACGCCTGGGCCCACATCAAACTGACGATCCTTTAA
- a CDS encoding potassium transporter Kup, with product MAVVVGALGVVFGDIGTSPIYTLQTVFNPDDPHPVPISTANVYGIVSLIFWSVMLIVTLTYVTLVMRADNDGEGGIMALITLLRRMGGTRGRAATALAALGIFGAALFFGDSMITPAISVLSAVEGVKVVASGLEDLIVPITVVIIVGLFAVQRHGTAVVGRLFGPVMIVWFVSIGACGVGGIAGHPEILRALSPTYALSFMFGHFGIAFFALAAVVLAVTGAEALYADMGHFGRKAITRGWLGLVLPACTLSYLGQGALLLGDESAVSSPFFLLAPGWARLPMVLIATAATVIASQAVITGAYSVASQAAQLGYLPRLRVAHTSESTIGQIYVPWINWVLMVSVITLVFAFRSSAALAYAFGMAVVATITITTLLFFYIARAKWGAPLWLVLLGAVPLLAVDLLFLAANMTKLVHGAWLPLLIGVTAFTVMTTWACGRAVVTRAREEKEGPLRGFVDQLRDRQPPLLRIPGTAVFLNRGNETTPLAMRANVEHNLVLHEHVVILAIDTVPVPHVPDAERAEIDALGYGDDGIIHVTAHFGYMETPNVPHTLRLLDPTQTEGRISVDGASYYLSKIELKKGAAPTMAAWRKRLFIATSYITADAAEYFGLPGERTVIMGSRIEV from the coding sequence ATGGCGGTGGTGGTCGGTGCGCTCGGGGTGGTGTTCGGTGATATCGGTACCAGCCCGATCTACACCCTGCAGACGGTGTTCAACCCGGATGATCCGCATCCGGTGCCGATCAGCACAGCGAACGTGTACGGCATCGTGTCGCTGATCTTCTGGTCGGTGATGCTGATCGTCACGCTGACCTACGTGACCCTGGTGATGCGCGCCGACAACGACGGCGAGGGCGGGATCATGGCGCTGATCACGCTGCTGCGCCGGATGGGTGGGACACGCGGTCGGGCCGCCACCGCGCTGGCCGCGCTCGGGATCTTCGGTGCCGCACTGTTTTTCGGTGACAGTATGATCACCCCCGCTATTTCGGTGTTATCCGCGGTGGAAGGTGTGAAGGTCGTCGCGTCGGGGTTGGAAGATCTGATCGTGCCGATCACGGTGGTGATCATCGTGGGTCTGTTCGCGGTGCAGCGCCATGGGACCGCGGTGGTCGGGCGGTTGTTCGGGCCGGTGATGATCGTCTGGTTCGTCTCGATCGGCGCTTGCGGTGTGGGTGGCATCGCCGGGCATCCGGAAATCCTGCGCGCGCTCTCGCCGACATATGCGTTGAGTTTCATGTTCGGGCATTTCGGTATCGCTTTCTTCGCGTTGGCGGCTGTGGTGCTCGCGGTCACCGGCGCGGAGGCGTTGTACGCGGATATGGGCCATTTCGGTCGTAAGGCGATCACGCGCGGCTGGTTGGGGTTGGTGCTGCCGGCGTGCACACTGAGCTATCTCGGGCAGGGCGCGCTGCTGCTCGGTGACGAGAGCGCGGTGAGCAGTCCGTTCTTCCTGTTGGCACCTGGCTGGGCGCGGCTGCCGATGGTGCTGATCGCGACCGCCGCCACGGTGATCGCCTCCCAGGCGGTGATCACCGGTGCCTATTCGGTGGCATCGCAGGCTGCTCAGCTCGGTTATCTGCCGCGGTTGCGGGTGGCGCATACCTCGGAGTCGACGATCGGGCAGATCTATGTCCCCTGGATCAATTGGGTCCTGATGGTTTCGGTGATCACTCTGGTGTTCGCGTTCCGTAGCTCGGCGGCGTTGGCGTATGCGTTCGGTATGGCGGTGGTCGCGACGATCACGATCACGACCCTGCTGTTCTTCTACATCGCTCGGGCCAAGTGGGGTGCCCCACTGTGGCTGGTCCTGCTCGGTGCTGTTCCGTTGCTGGCGGTCGACCTGCTGTTCCTGGCGGCGAATATGACCAAACTGGTGCACGGGGCGTGGCTGCCGCTGTTGATCGGGGTCACGGCGTTCACCGTGATGACCACGTGGGCGTGTGGGCGTGCGGTCGTCACCCGGGCGCGGGAGGAGAAGGAGGGGCCGCTGCGCGGGTTCGTCGATCAATTGCGTGATCGTCAGCCGCCGCTGCTGCGGATCCCCGGTACCGCGGTGTTTTTGAACCGCGGCAACGAGACCACGCCGCTGGCGATGCGCGCCAATGTCGAACACAACCTGGTGCTGCATGAGCACGTGGTCATCCTGGCGATCGACACGGTGCCGGTACCGCACGTCCCGGACGCCGAGCGCGCCGAGATCGATGCCCTCGGCTACGGCGACGACGGAATCATCCACGTGACAGCACATTTCGGGTACATGGAGACACCGAACGTCCCGCACACGCTGCGGCTGCTCGATCCGACGCAAACCGAAGGCCGGATCTCGGTCGACGGTGCCTCCTACTACCTGTCGAAGATCGAGCTGAAGAAGGGCGCGGCACCGACCATGGCGGCATGGCGCAAGCGACTGTTCATCGCCACCTCCTACATCACCGCCGACGCCGCCGAATATTTCGGCCTGCCGGGTGAGCGGACGGTCATCATGGGTTCGCGCATCGAGGTGTGA
- a CDS encoding magnesium transporter CorA family protein, producing MDVRFISDGGVRAYPATDLNELLDRPDGLVWVDVPTWDDQAAHALTDVFGFHPLAIRDSMNRNQVPKVHRYADHMFLVLHAPQSGAQGHVHYVELDQFIGGRYLVTVHGPLNPAIDQSTAMVEVNAVLGRLESGRLEPGNAFELSHALLAALTARMRAYTAELTKDVWKLEQQVTAGHLGDPETFLDEMFRARHGLLTVRTMATLSHALYGRMVTIEAFGAGTGQQLLLDAVDQFEHLTVMADSQKDYLQGTIEFYQARTNTKMTIAAERLAVIAAITLPITALSSIIGMNLIVNDRTQWIWLALALLAMLAISTYLLVWAKHKGWF from the coding sequence ATGGACGTCCGGTTCATCTCCGACGGCGGTGTGCGCGCGTATCCGGCTACCGATCTGAACGAGTTACTCGACCGGCCTGACGGACTGGTCTGGGTGGACGTCCCGACCTGGGACGATCAGGCCGCCCACGCGTTGACCGACGTCTTCGGATTTCATCCTCTCGCTATCCGGGACTCGATGAACCGCAACCAGGTGCCCAAGGTGCACCGGTACGCCGACCACATGTTCCTGGTGCTGCACGCACCACAGTCCGGGGCGCAGGGGCACGTGCATTACGTCGAACTCGACCAGTTCATCGGCGGCCGCTACCTCGTGACAGTGCACGGACCACTGAATCCGGCGATCGATCAATCGACCGCGATGGTCGAGGTGAACGCCGTGCTGGGCAGGCTGGAGTCGGGCAGGCTCGAGCCCGGCAACGCATTCGAACTGTCCCACGCCCTGCTCGCCGCGCTCACCGCGCGAATGCGGGCCTACACCGCCGAGCTGACCAAGGACGTCTGGAAGCTCGAGCAGCAAGTCACCGCCGGACATCTCGGCGATCCGGAAACCTTCCTCGACGAAATGTTCCGGGCCCGCCACGGCCTGCTGACGGTCCGCACCATGGCCACGCTGAGCCACGCCCTGTACGGCCGGATGGTCACCATCGAGGCGTTCGGCGCCGGCACGGGTCAGCAACTGCTGCTCGACGCAGTCGATCAGTTCGAGCACCTGACAGTGATGGCCGACAGCCAAAAGGACTACCTGCAGGGCACGATCGAGTTCTATCAGGCACGCACGAACACCAAGATGACCATCGCGGCCGAGCGGCTCGCCGTCATCGCCGCCATCACGCTGCCGATCACGGCACTGTCGTCCATCATCGGCATGAACCTGATCGTGAACGACCGAACCCAATGGATCTGGCTAGCCCTTGCCCTGCTCGCGATGCTCGCGATATCGACGTACCTACTCGTCTGGGCGAAACACAAAGGCTGGTTCTGA